CGCAATACCATAATTTCTTTATCTCCAGTCAGGAACGGTTTCACAATTGCCACCATTTGACAGGGGGAAAATCTTCAGTACTAGTTTGTTGAAACAATGAGTTTTTCTTGAAGTGAGCATGGAATGCATCAATCTACCGTGTGTGGACGGAACGGAATTGGATGATGCATGAGAACATGTTCCCTCGAGGCGACGGAGTTATTACGGCTGTTAAGTTTTCTGTTCAGGTGGTCTTTACTTTCCTTCATTCAGCTGGGTGGAAGACTAATTTCAGATGCATTGAGAGAGATGTGTAGGAGACGGAGGATCAATGCTGTTTATGGCGATTAGTAGTTGTTTGCAACTATTCTtgtacaggaaaaaaaaattgagattcaaTGTGCGAATTCACAGTATAATAATGGGGTTTGTTCTTGACTCGAGCTTGTAAAAAGAGTTGCTAGCCATAATCTTTTGTGATGCAATGTAATGGATTTGTTAGGATGTAGTTTATACTCCCCATTAACGTGAATGTACGAGGGTCCCGCTTCGCAGTGAGTAGACCTAGGCCCGGGTGGTGCCCGAATGGGGTCTAAGGAGGCAGCGCTCCCTAAATGCCAAAGAGCTTGTATAGTTTAAGCCCGTAATTTATTGGTAGGATAAGCTTGGGCTCATGAATAACTAATAAGTTTATGTATAATCTTATCCTCTTGCAATTGAAAGTTTTGTAACAGAAATGTGGGAAGTaataattatagtggaatcgtTTGTTACTAATTTAAAGGTGAactttgtgtctcgatttttttttctcgtcttTACTCTCCATTTCGTTGTATGCGTGCTTAATCCTAACAACACCTACTTGtcataataaaaagaaacaatgagTTTTTTACTCAATAAAATTGAAACAACGCGTCAATTGCATGACGCCACGGAATCCTAGAGTTTTCGGATATTTAGGTGCTCCTAGCATTTGAAAGAAATCGCCGTTCGCGAAGTTTTGTCctgtttgaaagaaaataaggaaattcAGTGTTTTTGAGGATAAGACTTGGAACTTCTCATCATCTTATGGTCCAAACACTCAAGTTTAACTTTAATGTAAAGGCCGAGGTTCTTCCATCAGATGTCTTTTCCATAGGCAAGGAATATCAGTTTCCTCGTCCATTGGAAGATCCAAGAACCTTCCATATCAAGCTAAAGATTTATGAAAAGGTATCTGGTATTCTTTCTGCGGCTTCCTTGATTATGAAGCATTCTTCTTTACAACCCCACAAATACCTTTAGAAACAACAGCCTTGCAAGAAAAGAACCAAGACCTTCACCCACACAATGTCTATAAGACATCAGCCACCACCATCAGATATCTTGCACCTTCGTTACTCATCTTTCGCACGTTCGGTTTATCGTCTGCTGGCTTCTGAACATTCTTTCGCCCCTTTTTAATCCCCCCCTTTCGCTTGTTCTTCTAGCTGAAACGATATGCCGACAACGGCCGGTCAGCCGATGAAGTCCGTCGCTTCCCTGCTTTTGCTCCTGAACTTCTGTATGTATGCCATTGTTCTGGGCATTGGTGGGTGGGCTATCAACAGAGCTATTGATCATGGTTTCGTCATTGGTAAATTGTTTGCCTTTCTCAcgcttcaaaactttttttttgggcttcttTGTGAGTCTTATATGTACTTAGCTGCTAATGAGAGGGGAGTGCCAATTGCAGGGCCAGGATTTGACCTTCCGGCGCATTTCTCGCCCATATACTTCCCTATGGGAAATGCCGCGACCGGATTCTTTGTGACATTCGCTTTGATAGCCGGAGTGGTTGGCATTGCATCAGTCATCGCCGGAGTCAACCATGTCCGCTCTTGGAACGCCGATAGCTTGCCGTCTGCAGCTTCAGCTGCTGCAATTGCCTGGACTCTCACTCTTCTAGCTATGGGGTAATATCTACTCTCTTAAAATATTGCCTTCATGCTATTCATGAAATGTAATCTTAAAAGAGATTATCAGCTTACATAACCCCTCGCATGTCCTCCAATTCACATAGTTGGCATCCGTcgttccaaatttcaaatgccCATTCAAGCCTTACCACATGCTAAGAGtagggtttctttttcttttgcagttTTGCCTGCAAAGAAATAGAGCTCCGCATCCGAAACTCTCGCCTGGTAAGAAATGTGTTTACCTTCCACGCTCGACATACTGTCTTTTCAATCCTCGGATCTGTTCTGATGACGCTTTCTACGATTATGCAGAGAACAATGGAGGCGTTCCTGATAATCCTCTCGGCAACTCAACTTCTATACATCGCAGCAATTCATGGTGGCTCGATGAGAAGAACATGAACCACTGAACTTCAGTGTTGTAAGAATGTTTGAGAGCTTTTGGGtcgcatttttttccctttttcttcagGCATCTTGTAAAAAACAGGGCATGGGTTTGTCTGTGGTTCGATTTATTGTGTTCATATCTGATTTGTGTTAATGAATAAGAGATTCTCTCTCAATGGACAATAACTTGTCACCTTGACGAATGGTCAATACTGGTCAATTAGGAGGGTAAATAAAGTGAAGAACTCGCAATTATTCGCTACGATAAGGATGTCTCTCATGATGATTTTGACATCAAAAACTGGGGATAGTAATTATTTCCCGTGTGATCTACTCATTTTAGTCGATGATTCCCCAATAGGAGGAACACCGTCAACAGCTCTCTCGGATCTGACTTAGATAGGGCTGCGGTGTCTAGCTCTACCATAAGGGACTACTCGTGAAAATGAGGGCCTCATGATACATAAACATCAAGGAAACCTAGCTCTTGAATAAAAGATCTACTAGGTTTCTATACGTCAGCCAAGTAGAAAGGGGCTAATGCCATTGATAGAGGGATTCATATACGAAATGATTTTCCAAACAGAATATTATCAGGTGACGTATTAGAAAGCATGCAAAACATCCCATATCGacaaataaattatcaaatccgTCTGATATAGATTTCCTTAATTGGCTAAGGGAAGGCGAGTTATTTCTAGAGAAGTCACACAGTGCAAATTCCTGAAGCTCTGCCCCCCAATGTCAAAACTCAAAGATACCCATTATAAAGTTCTAAATTCTAATCGACCTTGTCTCATATAAAAACACACCATCCTCTATTATGTAATGGTCCTATACCacagaaaggaagaaaggaggAGACACAGCACACattttcaagggaaaaaaaaaactacaaaactcataataacaaaaaatgaaCAGCAAGCGGGGACCTGAAAAAGACTTAACAAAGTTGACATCATTTCAAGcaaaagacaattttttttctttttttttaatttcactcAGGTCTATCGGGTGAGGAGAAACCTCGGATTGTATTCAAGATGAAAGCTCTTCAACTTCAAACAAAGTCATTCCTAGCTTTCCCATGCTTCATCCCTCGCCTAAAGGTCACCAATATTGTAACTCTGCAAAGAAGAAATTATCAGAGATTATCAGCTTGAGAGATACAAGATTAACACATACATGTGCACGTGCAAATACTGTGTTGGATCGAAACAGACATTCCTCCATTGCAAGCTCACAAGGCAATCAGAAACACATGAATAGAATTTCAGCAATGCTAGAACAAGAAAGGAACTTGAATgctgaaaaaataaaactagGGAAATTGCAATTTGCCCCCTTCATCAATGAAGGGTTTTGCACTCAACTAAACTCAGAAAGGACGCACTTTACTCCCCCACTTCCATTTTGTTGCACTGTAATATTCCTATATCAACTGTTAAGGAACTATTTTACCCAACAAAATGATAATAAACATTATCAGAATGTCACATGTTAGTGACCAACAAGAATGAACAGTAATTTCTAGATTTCCAAGCCATTGCTTATTGTGTGTGTCAATAGTCTCTATCTTTGGCTTTGAGGTATGATCAGTACTTGAATCTAAACCAACTGCATCCCTTGTCATAGTAAGACAGACGAGGTAATTTTTGCGCAGCATGTATACGCACATAAGCGCCAAAATAGGATCACCACAGGGTATTATGACTGTCAGCCGATCTACAGACATGAGCCACATCTGTTCTTTCCAATAAAAAAAGTCTCCAAAGCATgtacatccattttttttttttttgttttcttataaGAAATGTTGGTTCAAATAAGCAAAATGATATTCGAAGCACTTTAATTAATATGGTTCCTCactgatcattttaaaaatacaaGACAAGACATGAGAAGCATAAAGTATGTCAAGAATACAGATTAATCACCagatatattttgattttcgcATACTGCATAATCTAAATGAACAAACACTGTAAATGTTGCAACATCCCCTATTTCCATAGTTCAAGTATCCAATTCTCAATCACCATAGACACTTTGTATGTCTTATCATCTAGCAACAGTTCATGGAAGCATAAGCTGGAATTGTTGGAACAAACAACACTGCTTCTAGAAATGACAGTTAAAAGACTTCCTATATGGCTATGTTCATATCTAAAGCCATGGCAATTTAATGCCAGTTCATATCACGATGCAATGCCTGAAAAGTTCAGAACTTCATATACTTCTTTTCAGAAGACACAACCAACCGTATCAGTCAAGATAAAAGGGAAGAAGCTCAATCCCGTAAAAATAATTTCCatatatatgcatataaaataaatttggtTAGGTCAGACATTCCCCCAGTCAGTCTTAAATTATAGGGCTCTCATAATGACCACGTAAATGCAAGTCATTTCCTAATGTGCCATTAGAAGGAATGACAATTTGTGTTTCATGAAACGTATGGCAAATGTGATGCAAATAATTACTTAACAGGTTAAGTGAATGACAAGACACATGTATTGCATTTTCCAAATAGCTTATCAAATATAAATGAGTTAATGTGTATATCAACGAGTAAAAATGTGCATGTCCATATAAACCTGCATGTTAAGGTGAATGTCATGTAAATCTGAGCAAACAAGTTAAGAGAGTCAACCCGCATTACAcccatttctttttcctgtAAGTCAATACAAACATAAATAAGCCAGTCATAAACATGCTTAAACTATATACTTTACAAAATTCATCTAAACAAGCTGTGTTATCTTATCAATTGCCAGTCCTAGCCATAGGCCGTTCACTCTTAGATGTTAATAATGCATCAACATATTACTTCAGCTCTGACACCCGTTTCtccatcaaaatgaaaaggaaaaaaatctctgGTCCAAGCTGTAAATGCATCAATTCCTCTATGCATCCAGAATAAGGTCAATGTGTAAGTAAGTGCTTCGGACTAAGTGCAGGGCCGATGTCAACAAAGGATCATGCAATTTCCTCACAACAAAATAAACGCATCATacttatgagagagagagtcacgGAATTTGTGCATGTACGAGCTGCTGGTGCAGATGGTTTGTGAATGTGCATGCGTGCATGTATGAGTACATGTGTAGGGTGCCTGCATGTGTATGGTTCTGCTTTTATTAATTATCTACCTTTAATCATCTACTAGAGCCCATAAAGACATCAAATAGTCCACAACAGCTCATCCAGGACCTCTTTTCCGCAATTCTTGGAGCCGGTGCCACCAATGGCTGCAGATAAATAGAAATTATAGTTGATAGTCACAGCCAAACCAATTTCCTCTAAATATCAACAACCTAAGGTTCAGATAGACATAGAAGTTCAAGATAGACAGACAGGCAATACCTGGTCCTCAGACGATTCACAAACCTCAAAATCCTTGGCCTTCTTTGTACCGTTATGAGCCTGAGCAACCGAAATTCCTGAAGATGGCAACATTTcgccctccttttcttttgagacagaagTTACAGCACCAGATTCAACTCCAGAATTTTCAACTGATACAGGAAACACTATAGCCCCGACATTGTTTGATGCAGACTCCAACCCATTGTTCGATTCACAAACCTGAAAATCATTGGCCTTCTCTGTACTGTTATGAGTCTGTGCAACCGAAATTCCTGAAGATGGCAACAATTcaccctccttttcttttgagacagaagTTACAGCATCAGATTCATAAACCTCAAAATCCCTGGCCTTCTGCGTACCGTTATTAGTCTGTGCAACCAAAACTCCTGAAGATGGCAATAATTCACCCTCCTTTTCTACAGAGACCGAAGTTACAGCACCAGATTCAACTCCAGAATTTTCAACTGACACAGGAAACACTTTAACCCCGACATTATTTGATGCAGACTCCAACCCATTGTTCGATTCATAAACCTCCAAATCCTTcaccttctccataccgttaTCTGTCTGAGCAACCAAAACTCCTGAAGATGGCAACAACTCACCCTCCTTTTCCATAGAGACCGAAGTTAAGGCACCAGATTCAACTCCAGAATTTTCAACTGACACAGGAAACACTTTAGCCCCAACATTGTTTGATGCAAATTCCAACCCACTGGATGCAACTTGTTGGACCTCATCCATTGAGGGTAACAAATCCTCTTTACCCCTAGAATTGAGTTCAAAATCTGCTTTATTATCAGATGGAGCAGCATCAGTCAAGTCAATAACCTTCTCAGACAGAGACACCACTGTTTCAGCCACATTTACATCCTCATCCGGGGCACCATCAATCACTTCGGTCAACTCTTGAGGCAAAGACTCACCTGGcttttccaaatcttcaaattggctcgttttcaaattttcacttccctcttccactccaaacttctccTCAGCGACCAGAGACTCACCATCAGACCCAAAGAAGCTGGATTTCTCGTTGCCCTCATCATGCTTTTCCTTCATAGGCTCAACGCACTCAATGGAAATGGGAGAATCATCTTCAAACTTCACTTCCTTAACAGTTTCGACTTCACCATTGCCATCTACTTCAATTTTTGGCGCAGCATCGGAATCAACTGGTACAGCCACTGGCTTGTTCTCAACATCTGCCGATGCAACAGGCAATGGATCACTCTTTCCCAATTCTTCAATCCCCCCGCTGAATGGGCCATGGTGGTCATGAGATGCAGGGGAATTGGGCTCTCCGCCATCGCTATCTTTCTCATCATGGCTCCTCACTTCATCATTTTCTATCATCGTTaaatcaaacaatcaaagaAAGAGACAACCTCAGTACGGTTAATGTCTTTTGATGGATAAGCAGATTATCCACAAACAACGGTTCCAAACAGAATCAAGCCAGACTATGAGATAAAGCTAAATTTACAAAATACCCCATTTTCAGAtcaaaatcaagaagaaaaaccaCATATTAAGCAACACAAAGAAAAGGGTTCATTTCTGTAGCGAAGAACAGTGAAGTTCAGTAAAACCCTCCAATACTAATGGACAGACACACCAATCTCTTAATTAGAAAAGGCAAAGTCATAATGGAGGGACAGATGGGTCATCAAGAGAAAAGATAAAGAGCAAAGTACCGTGAGTGTTGCTGTTGTTGGTGTTGGTCGAGGAAGAATCACTGATTGGggcttccttttccttctttttcttggcaGCTTTTCTCCTCTTCGACCCCGATGGCATGATTGGTTAAAAAGCCTCCTCTCCCAACACAGATCGTCGTGGGTTGTCTCGAATCAGGCCCCTCAAAACAAATCTCTCTGTGTGTTCGGATtctatttctctctccaagAACAACTTTTGGTTTATCTAAGCCAGAGCCCCACACTAGTTAGCGCAGTGAAGAAGGGTAAacagagagagtgagtgagaacTGAGAAGGTAAACAAGAATCCaagattctttctttttaagttcTTTATTGCCGAAAAGAAGACTTATTTAATCTTTTCAGGAGAGATCGACCCCAACAAAaacggacaaaaaaaaaatcttctcaaGAAACAGAGGAGGATGATGTATCGTTGCTATTGCTTAAACCCTGTAACGCATGAATCATCATGCGTCCTTTCGCGGAAGGCGTGTGAACGTTTCAAGAAGTCCAAGAATAAAAAATCTGGAATTTAAAGAAGGGGTGGGACATTTTCCTTactggatgagagagagagagagagagagagagagagagagaagggaggggAGTGGTGGGTCGCGTGAGTGGGTGTGTTAAATGATTAAGGACATCTTTCTAGACTTGTTCAAATGATTTTCGGCATCTTCATTGCCGACATGTCCGGGACTGTGGTCGTGCTAAGCCGGAGCATTGAATGCCGGGAAACGGGATCGGCTGATGCTCTTGGAAGTTGGAACGATTGAAGGAGGCTGAAACTTTAGGGAAAGAAAATCGCTTATCTTCTCACACCATTAATGACCCAGTTGGAGGATGAAGGCAAAAACAAAATTGGGGGATGAACGAAGACACCAATAGGGGAGGAAGAAGACATGGGTAGGTATCGTGTTGACTCTTTTTGTTCGCCATCGGTCGCATAGACTTCGACTCGAAACTTCCGTAAAGTGAAAAGGtaatcttgttcttttttttcttttctttttattctaaaGTCTcgtttatttctcaaaaaataaataatttataaaaatatctttcgaaaaataattatttatattgctTACGAAAATGCATGtgtgtaaaatatttttaatgaagATGCCCGATGGGGATGTGTTTCGAGTAGGGGTGCGCAAAAGAATCTAGAACCAGTCGATTTTGAGAGGTTCCCATGGGAATTAAtccgattcccaatttcaaTAAATCAGAACCGATGAGTACCGCTCCAGTTTCCGATTCTTGATGTAGAACCACCACATAGACCACTAGACTAAACCGTTACACATACATACACATACTTATTGATAAATATTGTGTTTTGGAATCGCTAATTATGTCATACATTCAAACTAACAAAAATAGGGGATGGCGCGGCCATCTTTCCTCACGAAAGACGCAGTCTCAAAACAACCAAAAaacctattattattattattattattattatatatatatatatatacacacacacataacaAACGAACGGGTTTGTTGTAACATTTCTATCGGTCAACCAAAAGAATATGTACAACTAGAACTCAGCCAACCCAACAAATTATCAACAATAATATGTACAACTCCCTCAAACCATACCCAAAATCATCTTGCCAAAAATCCCCACGACGCTCTCGCCTTATTTGCCGCTAATCGAGAAACCTAAAAAGCACGTAAGATGAGAGGATTGAGCAACCACAACCCAGTGAGCAATATATAGCTTCTAAACAAATCGAGTGACCACTAACCATGTGTACAAAACAATACCAGAAACTCATACCTCAATCCCAAGATATGATATACATATTCAATCAAATACGAGTTGTTTCATTTCAAGCAAAGCTTTGAACAAATCGAAATACTCATCAA
The sequence above is drawn from the Rhodamnia argentea isolate NSW1041297 chromosome 9, ASM2092103v1, whole genome shotgun sequence genome and encodes:
- the LOC115753011 gene encoding membrane protein PM19L, translating into MPTTAGQPMKSVASLLLLLNFCMYAIVLGIGGWAINRAIDHGFVIGPGFDLPAHFSPIYFPMGNAATGFFVTFALIAGVVGIASVIAGVNHVRSWNADSLPSAASAAAIAWTLTLLAMGFACKEIELRIRNSRLRTMEAFLIILSATQLLYIAAIHGGSMRRT
- the LOC115753001 gene encoding translocase of chloroplast 120, chloroplastic-like isoform X2 is translated as MPSGSKRRKAAKKKKEKEAPISDSSSTNTNNSNTHENDEVRSHDEKDSDGGEPNSPASHDHHGPFSGGIEELGKSDPLPVASADVENKPVAVPVDSDAAPKIEVDGNGEVETVKEVKFEDDSPISIECVEPMKEKHDEGNEKSSFFGSDGESLVAEEKFGVEEGSENLKTSQFEDLEKPGESLPQELTEVIDGAPDEDVNVAETVVSLSEKVIDLTDAAPSDNKADFELNSRGKEDLLPSMDEVQQVASSGLEFASNNVGAKVFPVSVENSGVESGALTSVSMEKEGELLPSSGVLVAQTDNGMEKVKDLEVYESNNGLESASNNVGVKVFPVSVENSGVESGAVTSVSVEKEGELLPSSGVLVAQTNNGTQKARDFEVCESNNGLESASNNVGAIVFPVSVENSGVESGAVTSVSKEKEGEMLPSSGISVAQAHNGTKKAKDFEVCESSEDQPLVAPAPRIAEKRSWMSCCGLFDVFMGSSR
- the LOC115753001 gene encoding uncharacterized protein LOC115753001 isoform X1; this translates as MPSGSKRRKAAKKKKEKEAPISDSSSTNTNNSNTHENDEVRSHDEKDSDGGEPNSPASHDHHGPFSGGIEELGKSDPLPVASADVENKPVAVPVDSDAAPKIEVDGNGEVETVKEVKFEDDSPISIECVEPMKEKHDEGNEKSSFFGSDGESLVAEEKFGVEEGSENLKTSQFEDLEKPGESLPQELTEVIDGAPDEDVNVAETVVSLSEKVIDLTDAAPSDNKADFELNSRGKEDLLPSMDEVQQVASSGLEFASNNVGAKVFPVSVENSGVESGALTSVSMEKEGELLPSSGVLVAQTDNGMEKVKDLEVYESNNGLESASNNVGVKVFPVSVENSGVESGAVTSVSKEKEGELLPSSGISVAQTHNSTEKANDFQVCESNNGLESASNNVGAIVFPVSVENSGVESGAVTSVSKEKEGEMLPSSGISVAQAHNGTKKAKDFEVCESSEDQPLVAPAPRIAEKRSWMSCCGLFDVFMGSSR